The following coding sequences lie in one Rutidosis leptorrhynchoides isolate AG116_Rl617_1_P2 chromosome 4, CSIRO_AGI_Rlap_v1, whole genome shotgun sequence genomic window:
- the LOC139842472 gene encoding uncharacterized protein encodes MWETFKQVKINLPLIDTIKQVSSYANSLKDLCTQKRKQRATLPKKVDLTEHLSVVVSGTLPPKFKDPGTPLIAVTVGNINVKKALLDLGASINILPFCLVDQFELGLMKRTDIIIQLADQSIKTPKGMLEDVIVKVEDFYCPVDFIVMDIEPRNRDAQPTIILGLPFLATINAHINCRTGAMDISFENRKMRINIFNSLHAPYVHECYQVDIVDEQVEKHASHLITNDVVEVFCLGDEDDVECEEVKAVELGIASTMDSRLPPWTHKYEPLPKSIDTNTKPSLESPPTLELKPLPSRLKYAFLGTNGTLPVIIASDLTGVQEKALMEVLHKYKAVVGWTIADLKGISPSVCMHRIVTDLEVKHARDMRHRLNPNMQEVVKK; translated from the coding sequence ATGTGGGAAACATTTAAACAGGTTAAGATTAATTTGCCCCTTATCGATACTATTAAGCAAGTCTCGTCCTACGCTAACTCTTTGAAAGACCTTTGCACTCAAAAGAGGAAGCAAAGGGCGACTTTACCCAAGAAGGTGGACCTAACCGAGCACCTAAGTGTGGTTGTCTCGGGTACACTCccacctaagtttaaggacccaGGGACTCCATTGATAGCGGTGACCGTAGGAAATATAAATGTGAAAAAGGCATTATTGGACCTAGGAGCTAGCATTAATATCTTACCCTTTTGCCTAGTTGACCAATTTGAATTAGGATTGATGAAAAGAACTGACATAATTATTCAACTAGCGGACCAATCAATCAAAACGCCTAAGGGGATGTTGGAAGATGTGATAGTAAAAGTGGAGGATTTCTATTGCCCGGTTGATTTCATAGTAATGGATATTGAACCTAGGAATAGAGATGCCCAACCCACGATAATCTTGGGGCTCCCGTTTTTGGCCACCATAAATGCCCATATAAACTGTAGAACGGGTGCCATGGATATATCATTTGAAAATAGGAAAATGAGGATTAATATCTTTAATTCTCTTCATGCCCCATATGTCCATGAATGTTATCAAGTAGACATAGTTGATGAGCAAGTGGAAAAACATGCTTCCCATTTGATAACAAATGATGTGGTGGAAGTATTTTGCTTaggtgatgaagatgatgttgaGTGTGAGGAAGTTAAGGCAGTTGAGTTGGGCATAGCAAGTACAATGGACTCTAGGTTACCACCTTGGACTCATAAATATGAGCCATTACCTAAGTCCATAGACACCAACACAAAACCTTCGTTAGAGTCACCACCGACCCTTGAGCTTAAACCGTTACCCTCTCGTTTAAAGTATGCATTCTTGGGTACTAACGGCACTTTGCCAGTTATTATTGCTTCAGATTTGACAGGTGTGCAGGAAAAAGCTTTAATGGAGGTGCTTCATAAGTACAAGGCTGTGGTGGGATGGACTATAGCAGATTTGAAAGGGATAAGTCCCTCAGTGTGTATGCATCGTATAGTGACAGATCTGGAGGTTAAACATGCTCGTGACATGCGACACAGGTTAAACCCGAACATGCAGGAAGTTGTAAAGAAATAG